A genomic segment from Clostridium pasteurianum BC1 encodes:
- a CDS encoding PTS galactitol transporter subunit IIC translates to MSQIVNYILSLGAAIFLPAIMIILGLAMKMKPKKAIIAGLTLGIAFTGMNVVLGFMFNSISPAASAFVKHTGIQLNSIDVGWSPMSAIAWAWPYALIMFPIQIAMNLAMLALKWTNCLNVDLWNVWGKIFTATMVAAVTGSVLLGFIAAGIQIFIELKSADASQKQLYHITKIPGVACSHYMTIQAAILAPINRLLDFIPGLNKININAEQLKQKIGVFGENSVMGFIVGGIIAIFAGYSFKDIMNTSIQVSTALVLFPMVAKLFMQALAPIADAAGSFMKKRFKGREIYIGLDWPFLAGQAEIWVAAIILVPFELLFAVLMSKAGLNNVIPLAGIINVIVIVPALIVTGGNLIRMIILGLIATPIYLGVASSFAPIVTDLAKSVGSIKVPSGQFITYFGVECPEFRWALAHGFNIIHGDVIGFLALIGYFGLFLWYLKYMKKRDLKFIEK, encoded by the coding sequence ATGAGCCAAATAGTTAATTATATATTGAGTTTAGGTGCAGCTATATTTTTACCTGCTATAATGATAATACTTGGTTTAGCCATGAAAATGAAACCTAAAAAAGCAATAATAGCAGGTTTAACTTTAGGAATAGCTTTTACAGGAATGAATGTAGTTTTAGGCTTTATGTTTAATTCCATAAGCCCTGCAGCTAGTGCTTTTGTTAAGCATACAGGAATACAGCTTAATTCGATTGATGTAGGCTGGTCGCCAATGTCAGCTATAGCTTGGGCATGGCCATATGCACTAATTATGTTTCCAATTCAAATAGCTATGAACTTGGCTATGTTAGCACTTAAATGGACCAATTGTTTAAATGTAGATCTTTGGAATGTTTGGGGTAAAATATTTACTGCCACTATGGTTGCAGCGGTAACAGGAAGTGTTTTATTAGGCTTTATAGCTGCGGGGATACAGATATTTATAGAGTTAAAAAGTGCAGATGCATCACAAAAACAGCTATACCACATTACAAAAATACCAGGTGTTGCCTGCTCACATTACATGACAATACAAGCAGCTATTCTTGCTCCTATAAATAGATTATTAGACTTTATACCAGGTCTAAATAAAATTAATATAAATGCGGAACAGTTAAAACAAAAAATAGGGGTGTTTGGTGAAAATAGTGTTATGGGTTTCATTGTTGGCGGTATCATAGCAATATTTGCAGGATATAGTTTTAAAGATATTATGAATACATCAATACAAGTTTCAACAGCTCTTGTTCTCTTTCCAATGGTAGCTAAATTATTCATGCAGGCATTAGCTCCAATAGCTGATGCAGCTGGAAGCTTTATGAAGAAAAGATTTAAGGGTAGAGAAATATACATTGGTCTTGATTGGCCTTTCCTTGCTGGGCAAGCGGAGATATGGGTTGCAGCAATTATTTTAGTACCTTTTGAATTATTGTTTGCAGTTTTAATGTCAAAGGCAGGATTAAATAACGTTATTCCTTTAGCAGGGATAATAAATGTAATAGTAATAGTACCTGCATTAATTGTAACTGGTGGAAATTTAATCAGAATGATTATACTGGGATTAATTGCAACACCAATATATTTGGGAGTAGCTTCAAGCTTTGCGCCTATAGTTACTGATTTGGCAAAGAGTGTTGGATCTATAAAAGTTCCAAGTGGACAATTTATAACTTATTTTGGTGTAGAATGTCCTGAATTCAGGTGGGCACTTGCTCATGGATTTAATATAATTCATGGCGATGTAATCGGTTTCTTAGCATTGATAGGATATTTTGGATTGTTCCTTTGGTATTTAAAATATATGAAAAAGAGAGATTTGAAGTTTATAGAAAAATAA